In Oryzias melastigma strain HK-1 unplaced genomic scaffold, ASM292280v2 sc00645, whole genome shotgun sequence, the following proteins share a genomic window:
- the LOC112142320 gene encoding dispanin subfamily A member 2b, with amino-acid sequence MNPVYPNAPLQGEAVPLQGGPYPTYPGQFHGPTAAGGQHNFVLQSEPPRDHIIWSIFCFFYSNPFCLGLAALVFSIKSRDRKMVGDLEGARHYGSTARCLNIAATIIVCITALIVIIVVAVVASQVSYTYGTGYQGK; translated from the exons ATGAATCCTGTTTACCCAAATGCACCTCTCCAGGGTGAGGCTGTTCCGCTGCAGGGGGGACCATATCCCACGTACCCCGGACAGTTTCATGGGCCCACAGCTGCAGGAGGTCAACACAACTTTGTCCTCCAATCTGAGCCCCCCAGGGACCACATCATCTGGTCcatcttctgctttttttactCCAACCCATTCTGCCTGGGACTGGCAGCTCTCGTCTTCTCCATCAAG tcCAGAGACCGGAAGATGGTCGGAGATCTGGAAGGCGCCCGTCACTACGGCTCCACTGCTCGCTGTCTCAACATTGCAGCCACAATCATAGTGTGCATCACAGCTCTCATTGTCATTATTGTCGTTGCTGTTGTTGCAAGTCAAGTGTCTTATACATATGGAACAGGGTATcaaggaaaataa